In Pleuronectes platessa chromosome 4, fPlePla1.1, whole genome shotgun sequence, the following proteins share a genomic window:
- the vamp5 gene encoding vesicle-associated membrane protein 5, translating into MANGKLQQTQDEVEEVKGIMLDNLNKAEERSGKLGELEDRADVLLAKSKNFEKTSNQVKQQKRCQNKRMKYVFIGIGVVAGLIILGLIIFAIST; encoded by the exons ATG GCAAACgggaagctgcagcagacccaggatgaggtggaggaggtgaagggcaTCATGCTGGATAACCTGAACAAGGCTGAAGAGCGATCCGGCAAACTGGGCGAACTGGAGGATAGGGCTGATGTACTGCTGGCAAAG AGTAAAAACTTTGAAAAGACCAGCAATCAGGTGAAGCAACAGAAAAGATGCCAGAACAAGAGGATGAAATATGTGTTTATTGGCATCGGAGTGGTAGCAGGACTGATCATTCTCGGACTTATAATCTTTGCTATTAGCACATGA